From the Phragmitibacter flavus genome, the window AATGTATCTGATGCGGGCCATCGACTTCAACGGCATCCCTCCCTTCCTCGGATTCCTCGGATTCAAAGACAGCCTCCCCGCCATCTGGCAACCCTTCTCCAGCTTCCCTTTTGCGGTGGCCATGGTGCTCATCGTTCCCGGCCTGCTGGCGCTTGCCTTCGGTTTCCTCGCCTTCCGCTCCCGCATCAAAGGCGTTTATTTCTCCATCCTCACCCAGGCCCTCACTTATGGTGCCTACCTGCTCTTCTCCCGTCAGGAACTGCGCATGGGCGGTGACAACGGCTTCACCGACTTCCGCACCATTCTCGGCTATGACATCCGCAGCGATGAAACCCAGCGCACGCTCTACGTCATCACCGCCCTCACCGTGCTGCTCACCTACATCGGTCTCCGCTGGCTCAACAACACCAAATTCGGCCTCGTCCAACGTGCCATTCGCGACAGCGAAAACCGCGTGCTTTTCTCCGGCTACGCGTCTGCCCACTACAAGCTCTTCATCTTCGTCCTGTCCGCCATGATCGCCGCCATCGGGGGTGCCCTGTTCGTCACTCAGGTGCGCATCATCAACCCCGGTGAAATGACCACCGTCAAATCCCTCGAAGCCGTCGTCTGGTGCGCCATTGGTGGACGCGGCACCATCGTTGGACCCATCATTGGTGCCGTCGGTGTCAACAGCCTCAAAAGCTGGGCCTCCCGCGAATATCCCGACCTCTGGCTCTTCATCCTCGGCCTCACCTTCATGTTCGCCGTGCTCTTCATGCCCAAAGGCCTCGTCGGTCTGCCTGCCCAGTTGAAATCCTACTGGGCCAAATGGCGACCCAAGGACGAGCCCGATCCCAGCCCCTCGCCACCGGGGGACGACCTCGCCATCAGCGACGCCGTCACTGAAACCAACGCCCCCTCCACTTCCGCACCCGCCTCCAACATCGCCAGCAAATGAGCGTCGCCCAAACACCTTTCCTCCTCGCCGCCGAAGGCCTTAACAAATCCTTTCAGGGATTCCAGGCCATCCGTGACCTCTCTTTCTATCTCGACGTTGGTGAACTGCGCACCGTCATCGGACCCAACGGTGCCGGCAAAACCACCTTCCTTGACCTCATCACCGGTCGCACCAAACCCGACACCGGCACCATGCTTTTTGAGGACAGCCATGACCTCATCAGCATGAACGAATACGAGATCTACCGTCTCGGCATCGGTCGCAAATTCCAAACTCCCACCGTCTACACCGACCACACCGTTTACGAAAACCTTGTCCTCAGTCTCGCCGGTTCCCGTTCCGTCTGGAAAAGCCTTTTCAGCAAAGTCAGCCCGGACCAAAAGGACCGAATCTACGAAATCCTCAAGACCATCAAGCTTCAGGACAAAGCCGATTGGAAAGGCGGAGCCCTTGCCCACGGCCAGAAGCAGTGGCTCGAGATCGGCATGCTCCTCGCCCAGGATGCCAAGCTGCTGCTCGTCGATGAGCCCGCCGCTGGCATGACCGACGAAGAAACCTACCGCACCGGCGAACTCCTCCTCTCCCTCGCCGGCAAACACACCATCGTCGTCATCGAACACGACATGACCTTCGTCCGCCAAATCTCCCAAGGCCGCCGCGTCACCGTCCTCCACCAGGGCCACGTTCTCTGCGAAGGTGCCGTCGACCACGTGCAAAACGACGAACGCGTCATCGAAGTCTACCTCGGCCGCAAATCGAAACATTAACGAACCACACCACCCACTTCAGCCTTTTTTATCCTTTTTCCTTTCGCCTTTATCCTTTCTTCTTCCATGTCCAACGTCCTCGAAATCCGCAACCTCGAAGCCTCAATCGGCGGCAGTCGCATCCTGCGTGGCATCAACCTTGATGTTCCGACCAAATCCGTCTTCTGTCTCATGGGTCGTAACGGCGTCGGCAAAACCTCCACCTTGAAAGCCATCGTCGGACTGCTCGCCGCCAACAACGGCACCATCAACTTCGACGGCATCGAACTCACCAAACTCACCACCGACAACCGCGCCCTCACCGGACTCGGCTACGTCCCCCAAGGCCGCGAAATCTTCCCCCACCTCACCGTTGAAGAAAACCTGCACATCGGCGCCATCGCGCGTGGCAGAAAGCTCAAGTCCGAACTCGAGCGCATCTTCACGCTTTTCCCCATCATCAAAGAGTTCCTCCCTCGCAAAGGTGGTCAGCTCTCCGGTGGTCAGCAACAGCAACTCGCCATCGGCCGCGCCCTTCTCACCGAGCCGAAACTCCTCATCCTCGATGAACCCACCGAAGGCATCCAGCCCAACATCATCGACCAGATTGGCGACGCCATCAAAATGCTTCGTGAAGAAGGCAAGATGAGTATTCTCCTCGTCGAGCAATACCTCGATTTCTGCAAAGAACTCGGCGACACCTACGCCATCCTCGAACGCGGCGCCGTCGCCTCCGCCGGCCCGATGACCGAACTGACCGACGACGTCGTCAAAAAGTTCCTCACGGTCTAAAGGAGTGCGGACATTCCTGTCCGCTTCAGTTGTCAAACCTTGCTCTTCGCAAACACCGCGCGAACAAGAGCAATCCAACACGCCATCAAGGCCAGTCCCGGCAAGGCGAGCAACACCCCGCCCTTGTCGAGGTAGCGCAACCCCGGCACCCAAACATAACCCCCAATCGCGTTGAGAAGAACTCCCCAGAAAAGGAGCCAGCAAGCACTCACGCGGATCCGAAAAAATACCATCGACCCCAGCAAATAAATCCATCCGCACACCATCGTGCTGATCATTTCCGTCCGCTCGTTGGCCCCCAAAGCCCAGGCCCAACCCCACGTAAACAAGAAGATGGTTAATAACGCAAAGGCCACCGCAATAACCCCAACAAAAACACACCCACCACTGCGGATCTGATCGAGCCTATCTTCAACAGGTGACGGCATTTTTCATTCTCCAACAAATGGACCGGCTTTAGTGAGGAAATCATTTCCTAATCACCAATCGCCTCAATCTCCGGAATTCTTGCGCACAGCTTCACAATCTCCCCCGCCTCCATCACCGCAAACGCCGTCGACATCGCATCGGACAACGCCGCCGTCGGTGCCAAAGCCCAAACTCGCTCCGCCTTCACCGGCAATGGCTCCATGGTCCGCGGATTCATGATGTGCCCGCCCTTCACCTGAAATCCGCTGCCGCTCACCGCCCGCTCACACAAGCTCAACGAAACCCGCTGCGCATTGCCCACATTCACCGCCCAACCGCTCATCCCCGGGGGCGATTGCATCGCCAAAACCGTGCTGTCACCCGCATTCAACAACACCCGAGTCACCTGCCACTCCAATAACAACGCGGCGGCCTGATCCAACGCATACCCTTTGCCGATCGCCCCCAAATCCAACGCCGGAAAATCCACCAGTGCCCTTACAAATCC encodes:
- the urtE gene encoding urea ABC transporter ATP-binding subunit UrtE codes for the protein MSNVLEIRNLEASIGGSRILRGINLDVPTKSVFCLMGRNGVGKTSTLKAIVGLLAANNGTINFDGIELTKLTTDNRALTGLGYVPQGREIFPHLTVEENLHIGAIARGRKLKSELERIFTLFPIIKEFLPRKGGQLSGGQQQQLAIGRALLTEPKLLILDEPTEGIQPNIIDQIGDAIKMLREEGKMSILLVEQYLDFCKELGDTYAILERGAVASAGPMTELTDDVVKKFLTV
- a CDS encoding FAD:protein FMN transferase — its product is MATQFEVVIAEDEGVDEAYAASSAQAAFAEIDRLEDELSRYLPMSDIARIQQLRAGEHAPVGLAAMDCLQLAALVQAETAGAFDISVGPLMGIYRNQDGTPRTPQPGEIEEARTRIGAKVYKVEEEGFVRALVDFPALDLGAIGKGYALDQAAALLLEWQVTRVLLNAGDSTVLAMQSPPGMSGWAVNVGNAQRVSLSLCERAVSGSGFQVKGGHIMNPRTMEPLPVKAERVWALAPTAALSDAMSTAFAVMEAGEIVKLCARIPEIEAIGD
- the urtD gene encoding urea ABC transporter ATP-binding protein UrtD, with amino-acid sequence MSVAQTPFLLAAEGLNKSFQGFQAIRDLSFYLDVGELRTVIGPNGAGKTTFLDLITGRTKPDTGTMLFEDSHDLISMNEYEIYRLGIGRKFQTPTVYTDHTVYENLVLSLAGSRSVWKSLFSKVSPDQKDRIYEILKTIKLQDKADWKGGALAHGQKQWLEIGMLLAQDAKLLLVDEPAAGMTDEETYRTGELLLSLAGKHTIVVIEHDMTFVRQISQGRRVTVLHQGHVLCEGAVDHVQNDERVIEVYLGRKSKH
- the urtC gene encoding urea ABC transporter permease subunit UrtC, giving the protein MSLTTSTFFNNRRKAEIIIVGIIAILMIVVFPILNSNGVISNFTLSIWGKYFSFALLAISVDMLWGYMGLLSLGQALFFSLGGYMLGMYLMRAIDFNGIPPFLGFLGFKDSLPAIWQPFSSFPFAVAMVLIVPGLLALAFGFLAFRSRIKGVYFSILTQALTYGAYLLFSRQELRMGGDNGFTDFRTILGYDIRSDETQRTLYVITALTVLLTYIGLRWLNNTKFGLVQRAIRDSENRVLFSGYASAHYKLFIFVLSAMIAAIGGALFVTQVRIINPGEMTTVKSLEAVVWCAIGGRGTIVGPIIGAVGVNSLKSWASREYPDLWLFILGLTFMFAVLFMPKGLVGLPAQLKSYWAKWRPKDEPDPSPSPPGDDLAISDAVTETNAPSTSAPASNIASK